ATCAGCAGTTAATTATCTACTTTAGAAATATTCTTATTGCCAGTTGAAAAGATGGCTTCTTTAATGGCTTCTGCCTCTTGTAACTAAAGACTTAGCCATTTCAAACTGATGTGCAGTTAAGTTAAAACAAACTTGGTTAGACTTTGCCttttttctcagtctttctgATTTTGGTTGAAGTGTGGGCTCTATTTCACTTCCGTGTAAAACACTTTCCAGTCATCATATCCTACATAGAAATTGAATTGAAAAAGTAGATGCTTTCTGCTTTGGATCTTGACAATTGGTTAAATTAGCTCATGTTGACTGACTGTTGGTAATCAGCTGTGTATGTGGTTGCTCTTAGCACGCTTGAGCCTCTTGGAGTGAGTTTGGCCCTTTTCTGTTGAGTCTTGAGGTGGTGAATGTCTCCCACCTTGCATTTGCAGAGTTGTTTCTTAGCAGATATCAGGAAGTGTTGATTCAGCTCTTATTTCTAAATTACGTAGGGAATATCTAACCTACATAACGGATTTTATCTCCCTCTCTTCATTTTGGATGCATTAGCTAAAAGGAGCATGGTAACTGTGCAGTCTCATTTTGCTTTTGCCTATAAGTATTTGCCCTGTTAGCCAGCAGGAGGCGTTTGGAAAAAAGAGAAGCTTAAGGCAGAATTAACTTCCTATCCATTGCCTCCTCTACCATCTTGGGCCAGCTCTGtttcctgttctgcagctgcaCGCTGGCATTGTTGACACGGTGCTGGGTGTCCGAGTGCGTTGCCCTGGCTGGTCCAGGCACTGTGGGAACAGGTTGGGGGAATAGTGAGCTAGAGGTGCCCATTTTGAGCGTGTGCTTTTTCTGTTCTACAGCCCAAAGAGGTTCAAATGAAGATGGTAATTCCCATGTCTGCAGCTTCTGGGGTCTCCTCCCAGCCTGTTCCCCCTCTCTCGCTGCCCTGCTGTCACCTCCCTTTCCGTCAGCAGGCTGTGGGACAGTGGGGATCTCTTCTGCCCAGATGGTCCGCATGAGCTCTTTCCCTGGGGAACGTGGGGTGTGCAGCAGAGGATGGGGGAATTGGCAGAGCTGACAGTGCCCTtccttgctctgctctcctgcagttTCGCAGCCATTTTTCTGCAAGCCCTTTGGGGGGCTGTACTCCCTGCCTTACCTGGGGGAGCAGCCGACCAAGGCTGCAGAGGCCCTGAGCCGTGCCGAGTGGTGGGAGCTGCTCTTCTTCGTGAAGAAGCTGGAAGCGCAGGAGCAGGAAGAGATCACCTGTCTCATCCAGGGAGAGCAGGTATTGGCCAGAGCCTGCagtggggaagcaggagggagggagtgagggaGAACATTAGGGAAGGGACCGGGCCCGGAGGAGGAGACGGCAAGCATGAGCTGTGCAGGGACAGCCTGAATGGGGAAGAAATGGGACTGAAATGGGATGGCGAAAGCGTGGGGAGCTGGGCACAGTAAAGGGGTGAGGACAGATGAGAGGAAACACAGTCTCCCATGACCCTGTGTCCAGCAAGGTTTGGGTAGGCGAGGCATGCCCGTGGGGTGATTCTGCCAGTTGCGATTGGGTGGTGAGTGCAGCTGGGAGGTCTGGGCTGGTGGTAGTTGgtttggggacagcaggggaggGTGGCACTGGGGAATGGCCCTGGGGGCCTCTGGCGATCAGCCTTTCTGTCCGTTCTGGCAGTGGCTGTCACAAGGGGTGTGGGGTCTGTGGTGAGTCCGTGAGGGTTAACTTGACCCCATGGGTCCAGCTGTCTGAGGTGGACGAAGAAGCCCTGCTCCAGCTGTCGGTACCTGTGGAGCTGGCCCAGAAGGTGCTGCGGGTCTTGGAGAAGCGGTGTCAGGGCAGCGCTCAGCGTGACTTGCGCGGCTCCCACATCTACGCCAAATACTTCCTTGGTAGCGGGGCCGAGCAGGATGGTGGGGGGAGCGCCGCGGTGTCTTCGGAgggtgctggctgcaggagcacTGGCCCTGAAGCCATGATGGCCAAGGCAATGAAGGAAGACCTTTCCGCAGCCACagtgctgcccccagcccccgctGCAGTGGCGAAGTCGGATTCCCAGCTGTTCAGTGAGCTCCTTGAGAGAGAAGGGCTGTTCTTCCGAGAGGCGACGGAGGAGCAGATCAAAGGTAATTGCCTGCTACGCGCTGGGGTACACGCATGGTGCTGGAGGCGGCTCCGTTGCCTCGACGGAGGAAGAGTCTGGGCAGGGTATGGAAGGCAAGGTGCCTGGAggtggcctggggagggggggacctgtgggtgctgggtctgTGAGTGCATGGCACCCTGGGAGTTGCTGGGTGTGTTACTGCTGCCCTGACGCCTgcacccctgcctccctcccgccAGTGTTGGGCAGCTCCGAGGGGGTGAGCGAGAGGGGCTGGCTGGCCAAGGTTGCAGCCATGGTGGACGTGATCCAGAGCAGGAGCTCAGAGGTGGGGCTGCGCTTAGCCGGGCTCAAGCACATCATGAAGATCCTGGAGGAGGAGCCTGAGCCTGAGCAGCAAGTCGGCAAAGCCCAGGGCGGGCTGGGGACCAGGAGTGTTGGGTGAGCTGTGGGGTGCTGTGCACCCCtcctgctggctggggagggccaTGTCGGCAGGGTGGGGGACAGCGATGGAGGCAGGAGTGCGGGAGGTGGCAGTGGAAGTGTGAAGGCTGGTATGTCCCTGTGTGCTCATCAAGAAGAGAGGTGGATCTTGTGTCCCTTTGTTCCGGGCAGTCTCACTCCTGGGGCTGACCCAGCAGCAGTAGAGCCAtgtgggcagggagaaggagTCTGGCAGGGCCTGGGATGCCAGCGTGCCAGCAGCAGTGCCAAGAGGCTCCTCCTGAGGCGTCCTTTCCCGTGCAGGGAGAAGCTGGTGAAGGTGGCAGTGGAGCTGCTGAGCACTGAGGTGGCAgagaaggccctggtggtgctgatGCTGCGGCTGCTGGCTGTGCTCATGGTGAAGCATGACTGGCGCGTGCCGTTTGCCACGGAGGGCGGTGTGCGGGCTGTGCTGGCCTGCATGCATCAGCATGCCTCCTCCGCCCTGGTGCAGCAGGCTGGCCTGGCAGTGAGTGTGGCAGAGGGAGTGCTGTAGGTGGGCGGGCAGGGTGCAGGCTCCAGGAATGGCGGAGATGCCCGCTGCCCTCCTGACTGCTGTTGACCTTGCAGGCCCTGAAGGTGCTGGTGGGAGCTGTGGCTGGCGagccaggaggtgctggtgggaAGCCCTTGCCCCTGAACCATGCCGACGCGCAGATGATGCGGGAGATCTTTGCCAGCATCGGCTCTGCCTCCAGCGAGGGCTCGGCAAGCCTGCTGAGTGCCATCCCTGCTGCCATGAGCACCATGCAGAGGGTCCCAGGGTAGGGGCAGAGTGGGGACAGTGGCTGGGTGTGGGGGGACCCTctgcgggggcgggaggggcacAGTGGGCAAGGCAGGCAGGTGGCTTGTGGGTGCAGGGGAAGCTCCGTGCTTGGGGGAGGAAGGCGCCCGCATCGCTCTGTCCCTGCAGGGGCTCCTCAGGCGTGCAGAACGGCTTGCTGGTGGTGAACATGCTGATCGACGGCCACCAGGGCCTGGCGGAACAGCTGGCAAGCTGCGATctccccacggtgctgcagagctgctggtgggatGGGCAGAGCACTGGCTGCCCTCACGCGATGCTCGCCCTCAGTGTGATCAACCGCCTTGCGGAGCACCGGCGACCCCTGGGCCCAGAGACAGCAGGTAGCGTGCTGCCCGCACCCCCTGCCATGCCACGGCCCCACGgatgcagcaggcagggctgcctctcctgccagggcagagcaccCCAGTGGCGCCTCTCAAGCGAGTGCCTGGGCTGGGCCCATGTGTCCTTGTCGTGGCAGGCAGAGAGGCCCCACTGGACCTGAGGGATGTGCGGACGCTTCTGGGTGGTCTGGGGGATGGCATCTTGTCCAAGGACGCGGTAGTGGCCCTGGAGCGGCAGCTCTGCAGTGAAGGCGCCGTCCCCTCTGGCGaggcagcccagctgctgcaggaccacAGGTGCTTCAGGCTACTGCTGCGCAGCTTTGAGCTGCTGGGGGCGGAGAAGGCCGTGAGTCTGAGCATCCTCAGGTGGGTCCAGGGGGATTTGGTGGGGGTCTGGGGCCTCCGCAGCAGGTGTGTGAGTGCTGGTGGTGATGTTGGGGGGACACGGCGCATGTTTGTGGGTCCTGGTGGGGCTGTTCTTCTTCACCAGGGGCAGAGGCAGGTGCACCCCAGCACATATGCGGGTGCTGATTGGGGTGTCCTGGGGCGCAGGGCCAGGTAGGGACAGAGCAGCACGagcctgggtgctggtggggtgtCGGAGGTGCCTGGGGAGCCTTGGCTCCCAGTCCCTGTGGGGTGCTGGCCTTCCTGGTGgggcagggaagcagggctgCCTCTGGCAGCGCTGTGTGTCTGCCCTGGCTTGAGTGGGCCCTTTCTGTCACTCAGGATCCTGAACAAGTTCCTGGACGGTTACCGGGAGGATGTGCTGCCCTGGCATGAGTGTGTGGAGCCCTGTTTGTCCTCCCTGAGTGCCCACAGCAGCGACCGGGAGGTGAGCGGGCCCTGGGACTCCCAGCAGGCAGGGGCGGCTTTGCTGGCTGTGCCGTGCATCGGCCAGGCCTGGCGTTGGTGAAGCaggggccctgcctgcagcagcctggccttGTTGTGGCCAGCGCgctgggagaggtggggagcagctgtcccggccgtggcCGTGGCCCGGTGGCTGGCGTGCCCAGCACCGTGCCTGGCCAGGCTCTCACGGGCGCTGCTGCAGTGTCGGGGTGGGAGGGGATGGAGCGCTGCAGCATCCCGCTGCTGGGGCCTGGCGGGTTCCCGGCGCCAGCCCGGCCACTCATGGCTGCCTGCTCAGCAGGTGGTGCAGGAGGTCGTTGGCTTCCTGCACCGCCTGGCCACTGCCAGCAAGGACTGCGCGGTGGTGATGTGCCGTGTGGGCACCCGCGAGGCTCTGTCCAAAGCCCTGGACAAGCACAGCACGGCCCCGTCGCTGGCACCAGCCCTGCTCGACCTGGTGATTGACTGTGAGAAGTATGCCAGCCTCTACAAAAAGCTGACGACCAGCATCTTGGCTGGCTGCATCCAGGTGGGCCTGGGGAGGCCCGGCTGCGCTGGGGCTCTGGGTCTTGGGGCCGTCTAGCTGTCCCCAGCACCGAGGGGCAGCcttctgctctctgcctgctgcagccctgcggtGGGCGAGAGGAGGAGGACCCAGGGCCCCCAGTAAGAGCATTGCCCCATCCTGTAGCTGGTCCTGGGGCAGATTGAAGAGCACCGCCGGAGCCACCAGCCCATCAGCATCCCCTTCTTTGACGTCTTTCTGCGCAACCTGTGCCGAGGTGAGTgcggggagcgggagctggagccCTGTGCCTGGCACGTGCTGGCCTGGCGGCTGGAGGCTCCACGTGCTCTCCCCACAGGCTCCAGCGTGGAGGTGAAGGAGGACAAGTGTTGGGAGAAGGTGCAGGTCTCCTCCAACCCCCACCGGGCCAGCAAGCTCACGGACAGGAACCCCAAGACCTACTGGGAGTCGAACGGCAGCACCGGCTCCCACTTCATCACTGTCCACATGCAGCGTGGTGTGGTGGTCAGGTGGGGCtgggccaggagggctggggggcctTGGGGCCAGGAGGGCCAGCGGCTGTGCGAGGAGGAGGGGGCTTTGGTGATCTGTGTGAGCCCTACCCCCATGGTCCCCATCCTGGGGGTTGCTGGATGTGGGCAGCAgtgcatggggctggcaggggccagggcagggaggtggggacTGCTGGGCAGCACCATGATTGCTGCGCTGCAGGGAGATGAGCATGCTGGTGGCCAGCGAGGACTCCAGCTACATGCCGGCCCGTGTCGTGGTGCTGGGGGGAGACAGCCCTGCCACCATCAGAACTGAGCTCAACGTGGTGAGTCTCGCACAGGCTGCTCAGGCCATGGGGCCCCATGGGAGCGGTGGGCTAGTCCTTGCTGTGCCCCGTGAAGGTCTCGCCCTGGTGCTGGGGCCCTGGGAGGTGCCCCACAGGGAGGTGGGGGTGGCATGAGCTGTGCTGCGGGAGCCTCCTCCTGGCTGTAGGCAGTGGGTGCTGGAGACTTGGGCAtgggcagccctgcagcccagtCTGCAGCAGGGTGGTGTGCTGGGGCTGTGAGCCAGAAGGGGCCCTGGTGGGGGGTGCCCTGTGGCTGTgtaggggctgctgggggggacaGAGGCTGTGGCTTTGATGAGGCATGGCCAGGGGAGTGTGCAGGGTGGCTGGCGCTCGCTGTGTGGTGTGCTGAGGGCTCGCTGTCTGCTTGCAGGTGACCGTCCTGCCCTCAGACAGCAGAGTGATCCTGCTGGAGAACATGACCCGCTTCTGGCCCGTCATCCAGATCCGAGTGAAGCGGTGCCAGCAGGTAGGGGAGCAGGGGGCCGGGCCAGGGAGCTGGCAGTGTGGGGCATCAGGGCTATGCCTGAGGAGCTGAGGGTTGTGCTTTCCCGTAGGGCGGCATTGACACACGTGTGCGTGGCATCGAGGTGCTGGGTCCCAAGCCCACTCTCTGGCCCATCTTCAAGGAGCAGCTGTGTCGGCGGACGTTCCTCTCCTGCACTGCTCGGGCTCATGCCTGGTGCCAGGAGATCTGCCGGGACCGGGGGCGACTGCTGCAGCTCTTTGGCAGGTGAGTTGTCTCCTGGCTGCGCCATCGCATCCCTGGTgtcccagggcctggggggatGGTGCTGGCAGCCCGCAAGGGGACTGTAGGGCCAGGAGAGGAGCAGCCGGGTGTCCCACCTGGATAGGGAGGGGCCTTCGCTCCTCCCTGGCCACCAGTGGTCCCGGAGGGCCAGGGCCTCTTTGGGGTCCCCCAGGTTTAAGCTGGGCACGTGGGCACAGCTAACCCACCAGAGAGGTGCCCCACAGGGGCCGGCGCATCCTGAGGTCGGTCAGGCGCAGGTCGGTCAGGCACAGGCAGGATCTCACGGCCACAGGCGCCGCACAGCCACCCAGTTTGGCAAGGGCCCCAAGGCCCAGTgcaggcagggcctgggggcAGTGAGGGGCCCTGGCTGCTGGGGGCGAGTGGGGCTGCTGAGCCGTCATGCCTGGCAAGGGGGGGGGCACGGAGCAACCgctgagctctgctttcctgaggGAGTCCCCCCGGCCACCGGCAGGTGCCCAGCAGCACTGTGTGCTGCCCAGTCGCTGTTGCAGGCTGAACCGGGCGCTGCAGCATGAGCAGGGCTTCGCCGACCGCTTCCTTCCTGACGACGAGGCAGCCCGGGCCTTGGGCAGGACGTGCTGGGAGGCCCTGGTGAACCCCTTGGTGCAGAGCATCACCAGCCCAGGTACCCTGCGCTCTCCCGGGCCCGTCCGTGCCATGCCCCAGGCTGAGGCACCCTGCTCTGAGTCTGATTGGCCTCGCAGACCCCCACGGCGTCAGCCCCCTGGCCTGGTTGCTGAGCGAGTACCTGGAGAGCGTGGAGCCACCACGCCACACCACAAGCCGCGGTGCTGTCTTTGGTTCCTGTGTGCGGCGCCTGACCCAGCTCCTGGTGCACGTGGACCCTGGTAGCCCAGAGCCAGAGGAGGCAAGAGCAGGTGGTGAGCGAGGGGCTGCCCTCCCATGGGGCTGGGAGGACGGTGGCCCAGAGTGCCAGGCTGCGGCCGTGGGAATCTGCTGGGGAGCTCTGGGGAGGGCCCTGTGGCATAGGAGGCTCCCGAGCCAGGAAGGCTCATGCCCCCACAGTGGCCGTGCCTCCTGGCATCTCCTCTGCCCTGCGCCccccagggagagggggaggctgCTGGCGGTCAGTGTGTGGAGCCTGCCCACGGAGCCACGCTGAGCCCAGGGGTGTTCCTTGGcaggtgggaaggagaggaagaacaagGAGGTGCCGCCCAGGGCTGCAAAGATGGTGGTGAAGTCGAGCGGCCTGTGGGGCATCTCGCAGTGCTGGCGTGGCGTGGTGCAGCAGCAGGTAGAGCTTGGAGGGCCGGCCATGGGGACCGGAGAGGGCGTGTGGGACCCCGCACCAGGACCTACACCCTGGTGGCGCCCTGGGAGCGTGGTGAGGGCGCGGGGCTGTACCTGGCCTCCACATGGCCCGAGGATTGTGGGGACAGCCCTGCTGCGCTTGCCACCCTGGCAGGGCTCAGGCGTCAGCCGGGCCCTGTGCCCAGGCTAGTGCTGCAGGCTGCGAGAAAGGTACAGTGTCGGGCTACTTATTtcctgctgggctgctgctgcacttctgtcctgcccccgcagcccctgcccagcccttggGGCTGTGCTCCCACCTCACCACAAGCTCTTGGTAGCCTGCAGCAGCAAGCACCAGGGCCCTCTACTCGGTTCCTGCCTGGGACCAGGGCAGTTGGTGTTGGCAGGGTGAGGCTGGGGCTGTGAATGTTCCCGCGGGCCATGGGCGCGTCCCGCTGCGGGGCTCACCCCTCCCGCGGCGCGTCCCGCTGCGGGGCTCACCCCTCCCGCGGCGCGTCCCGCTGCGGGGCTCACCCCTCCCGCGGCGCGTCCCGCTGCGGGGCTCACCCCTCCCGCGGCGCGTCCCGCTGCGGGGCTCACCCCTCCCGCGGCGCGTCCCGCTGCGGGGCTCACCCCTCCCGCGGCGCGTCCCGCTGCGGGGCTCACCCCTCCCGCGGCGCGTCCCGCTGCGGGGCTCACCCCTCCCGCGGCGCGTCCCGCTGCGGGGCTCACCCCTCCCGCGGCGCGTCCCGCTGCGGGGCTCACCCCTCCCGCGGCGCGTCCCGCTGCGGGGCTCACCCCTCCCGCGGCGCGTCCCGCTGCGGGGCTCACCCCTCTCGCGGCGCGTCCCGCAGGTGCAGTGGTTCCTggaagcagcagggcaggcaCCGGATCTTGTGGAGCGATACTGTGGGCTGTACCAGCGCCTGCGTGGTGCCACGGAGGAGCTCTTTGGGCAGCAGGCCAGCTTTGTGCTGGCCCTGGGCCAGGGATTTGCAGGGGCTTTGCTGCAGCTCTCCTTCCTTACCACCCTGCACGTGAGTCGAGGGAGCATGGcatcagtgccggggccccaggcgCAGGCTGGGGAGGCTGCCCTGGCCCACAGCCTTGGGGTGAGCTCTGGGTGGGCGGTGTCCTGGCCCACCACCGAGCCACGGAGCTCTGCCCTGTGGCGGCCCTGGACGGTGGGTGCCCAACTGTGGGTGCATGGTGCTTGTCGCGGCGTGGCCCCGGCCCTGGTGCACTCCTGCCTCAGGCTGGTGCCTGGGCACCCTCGGCCCCTGCCCGAGAGCCCCAGGGTTTCCCACCTGCTCCCGCGCAGGGACATCCCCTCAGTCTGGCCCTGCGGCCACCCACTAAGCCCCCTCCGCAGCCAGACCTGTCCCTCTGCAGGTGAGTGAGCAGTTTGCCCGCTACCTTGATGGGAAGATCCAGGAGCTCCATGGGGCTGCTGGCAGTGCAGGGCCATTGCAGCAGATCCTGGAGCCCTTCGTTGTCTTCAGTGGCCTGGAGCTCGCCCACACCTTCGAGCACTTCTACCGGTGAGGGGTGCCATGTCTCTACAGGACCAGAGGGCCTGGTGTGGCATGGTGTGGTGTAGCAGGGGAGGTGCAGGTGGCGCTGAGGCTGTGGCGGTGGTGCTCCCGCTTTGCTTTTCCCGGCTCTGGCGTGTGGACGGGAAGGCTGTGAGGGCCCGTGGGTGCTGCCAGTCTGCAGAGGCACATTCTCTGCTGGTGACAGGGAGGGGAGACAGGTGCTGCCGGGCCCATGTGCCTTGGGGTGAGGCTGGGGCCGTCTCTGTCTCCTGGCGGGTGGCTAATGGCCACGGGGCTCGGGCCGGCCCCTGACCTGAGGCTGGCGGCTGTGGCAGGCACTACCTGGGGGACCGGCTCCTGGCGCAAGGGCTGTCTTGGCTGGAAGGAGCCATCGTGGAGCAGATCGGGCTGTGCTTCCCCAGCCGCTTCCCCCAAGAGATGCTGAGCAACTTGGCTGAGTCGGAGGAGCTCCAGCAGCAGTTTTACCTCttccagctgcaggagcaggacaagcggctgctggagctggaCACGGGCCTGGATGAGGTGAGCGTGTTGGTGGGGTGGGGAAGCTGGGGGCCACCCTTACAGGGATCCTGGGGCCTGTCCTGAGCTGTCCTCGTGTCCGCGTGCCCAGGCACTGGGGACGGCCTCGGCAGCAGATGTGCCAGAGGTGAAGGTGCTGGCCCTGTCCCCGCGCTGCTGGCCCATTTCCCCGTTCTGCTACATGGATGAACCTGGGAGGTTTTTCTCGGCGGCCCTGAGCTCCCCGCTGGATGAGTTTGCCAACTTCTGCAGGCGGAGTGAGTGTCGTGGCAGTGGGTGTGCGTGGGGGTCTCGCCGGGGCCCAGGCCCTCCACGGCAGCTCAGCCAGAAGTGGCAGGAGCGCTGGGGTGTGCTGGGAGTgcctggcagggctggccccTGGCCCTTGTGCTGATGCTGTCTCTGGCAGGCCAGGACCAGCTGGGCTGGGAGTGCACGAAGCCCCGGCGGTTGCAGTGGACGTGGCTGGGCCATGCCGAACTGCAGTTTGGCGACTGCGTCCTCCACGTGTCCACGCTGCAGATGTACATCCTGCTGTGCTTCAACAGCACCGAGGTAGGAGCCAGGGCCCCGGTGGGGTGAGGGAGGCAGCGGATGCTGGAGCGTAGCAGGGCCGTGTCCTCCCTTCCGGTGGGGTCTCCGGTGGTGTTTGGGGCACAAGCCCCCCCCTTGTTTGGCTGAGCCTGCAGCTGGTGGGTCTTGGCTGGCCGATCTCCTCTCATACCCTCCTGCAGGAGGTGGCTGTGGAGGCCCTGCTGCAGGCTACGGGGCTCCCTGCTGACCTAGTGCACCACGCACTGACACCGCTGACCCACGGCGAGGGCGTCCTGGAGCGGAGCTGCATGCCGGGAGGTgagtgtggggctggggcacccctggggaggtgctggtctgAGCCCCAAGGGGTGCTTGCAGGGGAAGTGAGTGGGCTGGGGTGAGTCTGTTTGTGCTTAGAGCGCAGGTCTGCGTGTCAGGTTGGGGCCTGAGGCTGTGTGTGGGGCTGGGGCGTGGGGCCGTGCATGGGGCATGGGTCAGCGTGGGTGGTTGGGTCTCAGGCctgtggggggggttggggacaggggCTAGGGGTTGTGCGTGCGGCTGTTGCTTGGGGCCATgtgtgggggacagggatggggctgaCACCTGTGAAGGCAGCAGTGGGAGGCCCAGGGTTGGGTCCAACAGCCACACGTGTGTCCTGGGGCTCCTTCAGGGCCCAGCTCAGGGCTTGGCTGACCCTGGGCCGGGTGCTAGCTCCAGGTGTGCTGCGGCTGAACCAGGCAGCCCTGGCCCATGCCTCTGGCCGCCAACTGAGGCTGCTGCCCCGGCAGAGGTACCTGCAGGCGGAAAGGGCTGAGGTCAGCGccctggaaaggaagaggaacatCCTCTGCTGCCTCATCACCCGCATCCTCAAGGTGGAGAAGCAGCTCCACATTGACAACCTGGTGTTTAGGGTATGGAGGGCTTGAGGGGCAGAGAGGGGCCGTCTGGGTGCTGCACTGCACTGCAATGTGGGGCTCCCTTGCTGCTGTAGGTGATTGATGCCTGTCAGAAGGGTGAATTGGGTCCAGGGCTGCAGTTCCTGAGCTTCTGCTGCCACAGTGTGGATGTGCTGTCCTGTGTCCTGCACCTCTTGAACCAGGGCTATCTCCGGCGCCAGGAGGAGAGGCCTCATGTCTTGGAATACATCTCTGTGGAGCCCACAACACCCCTTGGGGGCCAGGCACAGATGGTTTTCCAGAGCAGGCCACCAGAGGCATCTC
The genomic region above belongs to Calonectris borealis chromosome 3, bCalBor7.hap1.2, whole genome shotgun sequence and contains:
- the CUL9 gene encoding cullin-9 isoform X7; this translates as MHCTSTVRKNNCLAYSAASKHYYKAQENNLVLLLQRNCKISSWLAANSKEGTIEGAFPVMVDERHNGNLVVHLGPKLQACPEELIRQRRGHDGQPEYLIQWSIVSLEERAVGGSSASSAETKLENISLWMSAEEVCASCPALLGKRKLEGQWVKEEKAASPFTADVPLDETSLLEMKADVRSLVQRASRQMAETGAPESSILNTIHVLSAYASIGSLAGAFKETGALDLLMKMLCHKEKQIRRSAGKMLRALASHDAGSRAYVLLSLSQQDGIEQHVDFDGRYTLLELFAEMMSSEEHCMCFEGIHLPQIPGKLLFVLVKRYLCVTSLMDKLSSGMEQGGEQQDCAVPSLLTEERSRVKQEFEFSMAMANLILELVHVMGWDHSHKPELLPQQELRPRTTHSIFQPKTPTCTAAQMPMLTSNRGPHKKQGHAFLTPSDFTDRSGYVEYLQAKLVRGMRVRLLEDCGNVRAGEEGEFLQSTNSMHTVQVLWQSTGRTYWMHWHMLEIIGFGDQWEDPATQEKEYSLIESFNVDTAQRGSNEDVSQPFFCKPFGGLYSLPYLGEQPTKAAEALSRAEWWELLFFVKKLEAQEQEEITCLIQGEQLSEVDEEALLQLSVPVELAQKVLRVLEKRCQGSAQRDLRGSHIYAKYFLGSGAEQDGGGSAAVSSEGAGCRSTGPEAMMAKAMKEDLSAATVLPPAPAAVAKSDSQLFSELLEREGLFFREATEEQIKVLGSSEGVSERGWLAKVAAMVDVIQSRSSEVGLRLAGLKHIMKILEEEPEPEQQVGKAQGGLGTRSVGEKLVKVAVELLSTEVAEKALVVLMLRLLAVLMVKHDWRVPFATEGGVRAVLACMHQHASSALVQQAGLAALKVLVGAVAGEPGGAGGKPLPLNHADAQMMREIFASIGSASSEGSASLLSAIPAAMSTMQRVPGGSSGVQNGLLVVNMLIDGHQGLAEQLASCDLPTVLQSCWWDGQSTGCPHAMLALSVINRLAEHRRPLGPETAGREAPLDLRDVRTLLGGLGDGILSKDAVVALERQLCSEGAVPSGEAAQLLQDHRCFRLLLRSFELLGAEKAVSLSILRILNKFLDGYREDVLPWHECVEPCLSSLSAHSSDREVVQEVVGFLHRLATASKDCAVVMCRVGTREALSKALDKHSTAPSLAPALLDLVIDCEKYASLYKKLTTSILAGCIQLVLGQIEEHRRSHQPISIPFFDVFLRNLCRGSSVEVKEDKCWEKVQVSSNPHRASKLTDRNPKTYWESNGSTGSHFITVHMQRGVVVREMSMLVASEDSSYMPARVVVLGGDSPATIRTELNVVTVLPSDSRVILLENMTRFWPVIQIRVKRCQQGGIDTRVRGIEVLGPKPTLWPIFKEQLCRRTFLSCTARAHAWCQEICRDRGRLLQLFGRLNRALQHEQGFADRFLPDDEAARALGRTCWEALVNPLVQSITSPDPHGVSPLAWLLSEYLESVEPPRHTTSRGAVFGSCVRRLTQLLVHVDPGSPEPEEARAGGGKERKNKEVPPRAAKMVVKSSGLWGISQCWRGVVQQQVQWFLEAAGQAPDLVERYCGLYQRLRGATEELFGQQASFVLALGQGFAGALLQLSFLTTLHVSEQFARYLDGKIQELHGAAGSAGPLQQILEPFVVFSGLELAHTFEHFYRHYLGDRLLAQGLSWLEGAIVEQIGLCFPSRFPQEMLSNLAESEELQQQFYLFQLQEQDKRLLELDTGLDEALGTASAADVPEVKVLALSPRCWPISPFCYMDEPGRFFSAALSSPLDEFANFCRRSQDQLGWECTKPRRLQWTWLGHAELQFGDCVLHVSTLQMYILLCFNSTEEVAVEALLQATGLPADLVHHALTPLTHGEGVLERSCMPGAPGVLRLNQAALAHASGRQLRLLPRQRYLQAERAEVSALERKRNILCCLITRILKVEKQLHIDNLVFRVIDACQKGELGPGLQFLSFCCHSVDVLSCVLHLLNQGYLRRQEERPHVLEYISVEPTTPLGGQAQMVFQSRPPEASPDEDSRDCLYWLNPGIGRSEEFLMAMLHVPMGHTLSPEEAKLLMNQTVQQVQDTLSIPDDVARHLLMHCRWNVDFLIQCYVENRETLLISSGLQVQDAQPPPSPGTHCPVCVNHLCPTEQPPTLCCMHYCCKPCWSEYLTTRIEQNMVVNCTCPISECRAQPTTAFICSIISSEEIIAKYEKALLRGYVECCSNLTWCTNPQGCDQILLKDGFGYGAACSKCSWISCFNCNFPEAHYPASCSHMSQWVDDDGYYEGMTSEAQSKHLAKLISKHCPSCQAQIEKNEGCLHMTCAKCNHGFCWRCLKPWRPIHKDYYNCSAMVSKAAWQEKRFQDYNERCTFHHHAREFAVTLRNRVSSISEMPKIRTLTFVLDACKVLEQARKVLAYSCVYSYYNQDTESMDIVEQQTESLELHTNALQILLEEALLHYQDLASSLQLLKAEHFSAGLELVHQIKERLFAILWHSTQQDFHVGLQTLADPGQRKVNLSNVPTSAPACIGPKHTILCDSPNTDEGGKEVEDEEYEPQWQEDYDDDDDLEEDNFLFDDESDNLDCDSYFDDDDAYD